A single region of the Pseudomonas mandelii genome encodes:
- a CDS encoding LysR substrate-binding domain-containing protein, with protein MIDIRQLRYFVAVAEEEHVGRAAERLHISQSPLSRQIAQLEERLGLTLFERSQQRIRLTRDGQTFLAETRALLTHASRLESLGKRLGRGEEGGLCIGYIENAMHAGVLPNALRVLRVDRPNVHVALYNLSSAEQLEGLRQRSLDIALVSEPPVADDPDLLGFQVLDDPMLLALPEHHPLAHQATLTPADLANQEWIGVQHRQNCASREDFVSACIRAGFTPDIRMEATEPFTALGLVASGLGIAMIQKGLSRNAPPGVVLREVPWISFTTPLWAAWHRINLRPLVETFRKVLTEPGPH; from the coding sequence ATGATCGACATCCGCCAATTGCGCTACTTCGTCGCCGTCGCCGAAGAAGAACACGTCGGTCGCGCCGCCGAACGCTTGCACATCTCCCAATCACCCTTGAGCCGGCAGATCGCCCAGCTTGAAGAACGCCTGGGCCTGACCCTGTTCGAGCGCAGCCAGCAGCGCATCCGCCTGACCCGCGACGGCCAGACCTTCCTCGCCGAAACCCGCGCCCTCCTGACCCATGCCAGCCGCCTCGAATCCCTGGGCAAACGCCTCGGTCGCGGCGAAGAAGGCGGCCTGTGCATCGGCTATATCGAAAACGCCATGCACGCTGGCGTGCTGCCCAATGCCCTGCGGGTGCTGCGCGTCGACCGGCCGAACGTGCACGTTGCGTTGTACAACCTGAGTTCCGCCGAACAACTCGAAGGCCTGCGCCAGCGTAGTCTGGATATCGCCCTGGTCAGTGAACCGCCCGTCGCCGACGACCCGGACCTGCTGGGGTTTCAAGTGCTGGACGACCCGATGCTACTGGCCCTGCCCGAACACCATCCCCTCGCCCACCAGGCCACACTGACCCCGGCCGACCTGGCCAATCAGGAATGGATCGGCGTGCAACACCGACAGAACTGCGCCAGCCGCGAAGACTTCGTCAGCGCCTGCATCCGCGCCGGTTTCACCCCGGACATCCGCATGGAAGCCACCGAGCCCTTCACTGCGCTGGGGCTGGTGGCGTCGGGGCTGGGCATTGCGATGATTCAGAAAGGCTTGAGCCGCAATGCGCCGCCGGGTGTGGTGCTGCGGGAAGTGCCGTGGATTTCGTTTACCACGCCCTTGTGGGCGGCGTGGCACCGGATCAATTTGCGGCCGCTGGTGGAGACGTTCAGGAAGGTGCTGACCGAGCCGGGCCCGCATTGA
- a CDS encoding RCC1 domain-containing protein: MLVQPVRHPVSRLLREPEIPGARLLDSSTDVWAINRAAALDNFPISGLKVYVPAWSSMGKGDKVELQFNGQVVNQHIITDDAEVGQRVTLWVEPRHWLTGAHTLAYRVTRFNQGAETFTPALKLYAKLEIPAGQDLNPEEGSHSNLYLFIDPAIVENIVDKEIAAAGVDIIIRAESGTGVPYPDAAVGDVMVLSWGGVLVESAPLTAEQISDPATHPIVIHVDEATILAAGDTDISGLAVTFRVRDVVHNFSEDWCKATRLVVMTGVDFLDAPVVQEAVNNVLDLDALGEDDITGEVWAKAPAFEQDDRIILKMRGTTVDNEAVEVIAPAQTVDNLPHTYKVILSNADVRQLAKTQVTFSYRVERPGVTDPLPSKGQFVTFIGEPKHLAAPKAEDEQNGAIDPDLPYPRVRIPFDPIMQQGMAIDLIWAGTRPDTGSYTPELDWYFPTWEEIEAQQDFFIAVDGRHLKTLEGGTLELSYYLLREGPNGEVIRRESLHAALLQVGEPQLELVKPIVLGEQDGALEPGDLPGGIGKLTAPRPTVKPTQSGDIVTYTWTGEVTGTTEDSVTLNGLSKDKDVNFTLNATFVAEHIEPNRGKKVTVSYRIWRAATNETSYSNVLEFGVGQAIGSGNLKVMGARFNCHSYGHIGASRVLSAFDATTEQPIEAQWKYATDTEWTTATTWTDTTPQEPLQVRSSDKQITLNPANIIGNGHSFVAHRDGGDVIAWGNADRGGTIPPAIIPLKDIVEVSSTYSAYAARRTHGAVVVWGAASSGGDMGSVVPSDFVRVVGNSAAFAGLKNANQVVAWGYDIGGGAVPTAIAALRDIVRIVVSGFAFAAQRTTGQVVAWGDPHRGGNLPTDIALLTDINMIVGANQAFAALRANGRLVAWGRGEFGGDLPAPIAALNDIIELRCNDDAFIAKRATGQWVAWGQPSSGGTISPEFAELKDIVDVSSTASAFAARRANGHVVAWGDGKMGGGVPADIALLNDIVQVAGTGEAFAALRKNGTVVAWGKPGMGGDTSAVEDQLINVQALYSSYEAFAALTSDGRVVTWGNPGQGGDSSAVQDQLVGQVSYQVSAVSRGVSV; the protein is encoded by the coding sequence ATGCTCGTGCAACCCGTCCGTCACCCCGTTTCCAGGCTGCTGCGTGAACCAGAAATCCCCGGTGCCCGTCTACTGGACTCTTCCACTGACGTCTGGGCAATCAACCGTGCCGCCGCCCTGGACAACTTCCCCATCAGCGGGCTCAAGGTCTACGTCCCGGCCTGGTCAAGCATGGGCAAAGGCGACAAGGTCGAGCTGCAGTTCAACGGCCAGGTGGTCAATCAGCACATCATCACCGACGACGCCGAAGTCGGTCAGCGAGTGACCTTGTGGGTCGAGCCCAGGCATTGGCTGACCGGGGCGCACACGCTGGCGTACCGGGTGACCCGTTTCAATCAGGGCGCCGAGACGTTTACGCCGGCGCTCAAGCTCTACGCCAAGCTGGAGATTCCTGCGGGCCAGGACCTTAACCCGGAAGAAGGCAGCCACTCGAACCTGTACCTGTTCATCGATCCGGCCATCGTCGAGAACATCGTCGACAAGGAGATCGCCGCGGCCGGGGTGGACATCATCATTCGGGCCGAGTCCGGGACCGGCGTGCCTTATCCGGATGCGGCGGTGGGCGATGTCATGGTGCTGAGCTGGGGCGGTGTGCTCGTGGAATCCGCGCCGCTGACTGCCGAGCAGATCAGCGACCCGGCCACTCACCCGATCGTGATCCACGTCGACGAAGCCACCATCCTGGCCGCGGGCGACACCGACATCTCCGGGCTGGCGGTCACCTTCCGCGTGCGCGATGTGGTGCACAATTTTTCGGAAGACTGGTGCAAGGCCACGCGGCTGGTGGTCATGACCGGCGTCGATTTTCTGGACGCACCGGTCGTCCAGGAGGCCGTGAACAACGTTCTCGACCTCGATGCGCTGGGCGAAGATGACATCACGGGCGAGGTCTGGGCCAAAGCGCCGGCGTTCGAGCAGGACGACCGCATCATCCTGAAGATGCGCGGCACCACCGTGGACAACGAGGCCGTGGAAGTCATCGCGCCGGCCCAGACGGTCGACAACCTGCCGCATACTTACAAAGTCATCCTGTCCAACGCCGACGTGCGCCAACTGGCCAAAACCCAGGTGACTTTTTCCTATCGCGTAGAGCGCCCGGGCGTGACCGACCCCCTGCCGTCCAAGGGGCAATTTGTCACCTTCATCGGCGAACCGAAACACCTGGCCGCGCCCAAGGCCGAAGATGAACAAAACGGCGCGATTGATCCGGACCTGCCTTACCCCCGCGTGCGGATTCCGTTCGATCCGATCATGCAGCAGGGCATGGCCATCGACCTCATCTGGGCCGGCACCCGCCCGGATACCGGCAGCTACACCCCTGAGCTGGATTGGTATTTTCCAACCTGGGAAGAGATCGAAGCCCAGCAAGATTTCTTCATCGCGGTGGACGGCAGGCACCTGAAAACCCTGGAAGGCGGCACGCTGGAGCTGTCGTACTACCTGCTCCGCGAAGGCCCGAACGGTGAAGTCATCCGCCGCGAATCGCTGCATGCGGCGCTGCTACAGGTGGGCGAGCCGCAACTCGAACTGGTCAAACCCATCGTCCTCGGTGAACAGGACGGAGCGCTGGAGCCCGGGGACCTGCCCGGCGGCATCGGCAAACTGACCGCGCCAAGGCCGACCGTCAAACCGACCCAATCCGGTGACATCGTGACCTACACCTGGACGGGTGAAGTCACGGGTACCACGGAAGACTCCGTCACCCTCAACGGGCTGTCCAAAGACAAGGATGTGAATTTCACCCTCAACGCCACGTTTGTCGCCGAACACATCGAGCCGAATCGCGGCAAGAAGGTGACGGTGAGTTACCGGATCTGGCGGGCGGCGACGAACGAGACGAGTTATTCGAATGTGCTGGAATTTGGGGTTGGCCAGGCGATTGGCTCAGGCAACCTGAAGGTCATGGGGGCGCGCTTCAATTGCCATTCGTATGGGCATATAGGCGCTTCTCGTGTATTGAGCGCGTTCGATGCCACTACCGAGCAACCCATAGAGGCGCAGTGGAAATATGCCACAGACACTGAGTGGACAACTGCCACCACCTGGACCGATACAACGCCACAGGAACCTTTACAGGTTCGTTCCTCCGACAAACAGATCACCCTCAATCCGGCAAATATTATCGGCAACGGACACTCCTTCGTCGCGCATCGTGACGGGGGTGACGTGATCGCTTGGGGCAACGCTGATCGGGGTGGGACGATTCCCCCGGCCATTATCCCCCTGAAAGACATTGTTGAAGTCAGTAGCACTTACTCCGCTTACGCTGCCCGCCGAACCCATGGAGCGGTGGTGGTGTGGGGGGCCGCAAGTAGTGGTGGGGACATGGGCAGTGTTGTGCCTTCGGACTTTGTTCGGGTTGTTGGTAACTCAGCGGCGTTTGCCGGTTTAAAGAATGCGAATCAGGTGGTTGCCTGGGGGTATGACATTGGGGGCGGCGCTGTGCCTACTGCAATCGCGGCACTCAGGGACATTGTGCGGATCGTTGTCAGTGGCTTCGCATTTGCCGCGCAACGGACCACCGGGCAGGTGGTGGCTTGGGGGGATCCCCATCGGGGTGGAAACCTGCCGACGGACATTGCCCTGCTTACCGATATCAACATGATCGTCGGTGCCAATCAGGCCTTTGCGGCCCTTCGCGCCAACGGCCGTCTCGTCGCTTGGGGCAGGGGCGAGTTTGGTGGAGACCTGCCAGCACCGATTGCTGCATTGAACGATATCATCGAGCTGCGTTGTAATGATGACGCGTTTATAGCGAAGCGCGCTACAGGCCAATGGGTGGCTTGGGGCCAACCATCAAGTGGTGGCACTATCAGCCCAGAGTTCGCGGAATTGAAGGATATTGTCGACGTGAGCTCGACAGCATCAGCATTCGCTGCTCGTCGTGCCAACGGCCATGTAGTGGCGTGGGGAGACGGAAAAATGGGCGGCGGGGTGCCTGCCGACATCGCGCTGCTGAACGACATTGTGCAAGTGGCCGGCACGGGGGAAGCGTTCGCAGCCTTGCGTAAGAATGGTACCGTCGTAGCTTGGGGCAAGCCGGGTATGGGGGGGGATACGTCAGCGGTTGAGGACCAACTGATCAATGTACAAGCCTTATACTCCAGCTACGAGGCGTTCGCCGCCCTGACCTCCGATGGTCGCGTTGTAACCTGGGGTAACCCGGGACAAGGAGGCGACAGCAGTGCAGTGCAAGACCAGTTGGTCGGTCAGGTTTCCTATCAGGTAAGTGCAGTTTCGCGTGGAGTGAGTGTTTAA
- a CDS encoding DUF6124 family protein produces MFKVTPNPPDTDPVSPYEPDSKKLNEAAERALDFHFPSNADIKATPRTRSTLFSVDPEATAETLAVYLVEILASVDVMVHQLVDHLEGETRYALLGISNSIMMAEITANRVLDKIDLPI; encoded by the coding sequence ATGTTCAAAGTAACGCCCAACCCACCGGACACCGATCCGGTCTCCCCCTACGAACCCGATTCAAAAAAGCTCAACGAAGCCGCCGAGCGCGCCCTCGACTTCCACTTCCCATCGAACGCCGACATCAAAGCCACCCCACGCACACGCAGCACTCTGTTCTCCGTAGACCCCGAGGCCACGGCCGAAACCCTGGCGGTTTATCTGGTCGAAATACTCGCCTCGGTCGACGTGATGGTCCATCAGTTGGTGGATCACCTGGAGGGAGAGACGCGCTACGCCCTGCTGGGGATTTCCAACAGCATCATGATGGCGGAGATCACGGCGAACCGGGTGTTGGATAAGATCGATCTGCCCATATAA
- a CDS encoding aldo/keto reductase — MSLKDKLPGALGFGTAPLGNMFRAIPEDEAQATVHAAWDAGVRYFDTAPFYGSGLSEIRLGAALAQYNRDDYVLSSKVGRVILDEVEDASARDLGEKSGVFEHGRPNKIVNDYSADATMRSIEDSLKRLQTDRLDIVWVHDIAQDFYGDQWLEYFNQARTGAFKVLTRLREEGVIKGWGLGVNKVEPCELTLDLTEAQPDGFLLAGRYTLLDHDRALQRLMDAALAQNVEIVVGGPYSSGILAGGTHFEYQKASPAIVDKVEQIKRIAAAHGVDIKAAALQFSLANPAVAAVIPGSSRPDRIAEDVAALSAVIPAAFWQAMRDAKLVSERAPLPL, encoded by the coding sequence ATGAGCTTGAAAGACAAACTGCCCGGCGCGCTGGGTTTCGGCACGGCCCCGTTGGGCAACATGTTCCGCGCCATTCCTGAAGACGAGGCGCAGGCCACCGTTCACGCGGCCTGGGATGCCGGCGTTCGCTACTTCGACACCGCGCCGTTTTACGGTTCGGGCCTGTCGGAGATTCGCCTGGGTGCTGCACTGGCCCAATACAACCGCGACGACTACGTGCTGAGCAGCAAAGTCGGCCGGGTCATCCTCGATGAAGTCGAAGATGCATCGGCCCGTGACTTGGGCGAAAAGAGCGGGGTGTTCGAACACGGCCGCCCGAACAAAATCGTCAACGACTACAGCGCCGACGCCACAATGCGCTCCATCGAAGACAGCCTCAAGCGCCTGCAAACCGATCGCCTGGACATCGTCTGGGTGCATGACATCGCCCAGGATTTTTACGGCGACCAGTGGCTGGAATACTTCAACCAGGCCCGCACCGGCGCGTTCAAAGTGCTGACTCGTTTGCGTGAAGAAGGCGTGATCAAGGGTTGGGGCCTGGGCGTGAACAAGGTCGAACCTTGCGAGCTGACCCTTGATCTGACCGAAGCCCAACCGGACGGTTTTCTGCTGGCGGGTCGCTACACTCTTCTCGACCACGACCGGGCCTTGCAACGTCTGATGGACGCGGCCTTGGCGCAGAACGTCGAAATCGTGGTCGGCGGCCCCTACAGCTCGGGCATTCTGGCCGGTGGAACCCATTTCGAATACCAGAAAGCCAGCCCGGCGATCGTCGACAAAGTGGAGCAGATCAAACGCATCGCGGCGGCCCACGGTGTCGACATCAAGGCCGCTGCGCTGCAGTTCTCACTGGCTAACCCTGCCGTGGCTGCGGTGATTCCGGGCTCCAGCCGTCCGGACCGGATTGCCGAAGATGTTGCGGCACTGTCGGCCGTGATCCCCGCTGCATTCTGGCAGGCGATGCGTGACGCGAAACTGGTGAGCGAACGCGCGCCATTGCCCCTCTGA
- a CDS encoding SDR family NAD(P)-dependent oxidoreductase — MKIDLTGKLAIVSGSTAGIGLGISKALAESGATVVVIGRETAKVEQALASIRQSVPGAQLRGLTADLGTADGAEKLFAAEPRTDILVNNLGIFNEVDFFDTPDSEWTRFYEVNVISGVRLSRHYVPDMVKQGWGRVIFLSSESGIAIPADMLNYGVTKSANLAVSHGLAKRLAGTGVTVNAILPGPTLTDGLEQMLKEATAESGRSVREEADAFVRKARPTSIIQRVANVEEVANLVAYIASPLSSATTGAALRVDGGVVDSMAI; from the coding sequence ATGAAAATCGATCTGACTGGAAAACTCGCCATTGTCAGCGGCAGCACCGCCGGCATTGGCCTGGGCATCAGCAAGGCGCTGGCCGAATCCGGCGCCACAGTGGTGGTGATCGGCCGCGAGACGGCCAAGGTCGAGCAGGCGCTGGCGAGCATTCGCCAGAGCGTGCCGGGCGCGCAATTGCGTGGCCTGACCGCTGACCTCGGCACCGCCGACGGTGCCGAAAAGCTGTTCGCCGCCGAACCGCGCACGGACATCCTGGTGAACAACCTCGGGATCTTCAACGAGGTGGATTTTTTCGACACGCCGGACAGCGAGTGGACGCGCTTTTATGAGGTTAACGTGATCTCCGGCGTGCGCCTGTCCCGGCATTACGTGCCGGACATGGTCAAGCAGGGCTGGGGCCGGGTGATTTTCCTGTCCTCGGAATCCGGGATCGCCATCCCCGCCGACATGCTTAATTATGGCGTGACCAAAAGCGCCAACCTCGCGGTGTCCCACGGCCTGGCCAAGCGGCTGGCGGGCACTGGCGTGACGGTCAATGCGATCCTGCCCGGCCCGACATTGACCGATGGCCTGGAGCAGATGCTCAAGGAGGCAACCGCCGAATCGGGGCGTAGTGTCCGGGAAGAAGCCGATGCGTTTGTGCGCAAGGCCCGGCCGACCTCGATCATCCAGCGTGTGGCGAATGTCGAAGAAGTCGCGAACCTGGTGGCCTACATCGCCTCGCCGCTATCCTCGGCCACGACGGGCGCGGCATTGCGGGTCGACGGCGGTGTCGTCGACAGCATGGCCATCTGA
- a CDS encoding SRPBCC family protein has protein sequence MAKASAFIDIPASADEVWQLIGGFDTLPDWLPFIPKSELSEGGRVRSLQTADGAKVVERLETFDNTGKTYSYSILHAPFPATEYLATIKVEAQGQGARVTWSGRFTPDGVSETEVEALFAGIYQGGLEALRANYPA, from the coding sequence ATGGCAAAGGCATCAGCATTTATCGACATTCCGGCTTCGGCCGATGAGGTGTGGCAATTGATTGGCGGTTTCGACACGCTGCCGGACTGGCTGCCGTTTATCCCGAAAAGCGAACTGAGTGAAGGCGGGCGGGTGCGCAGCCTGCAAACGGCGGATGGGGCGAAGGTAGTTGAGCGGTTGGAGACGTTTGATAACACCGGGAAGACTTACAGCTACTCGATTTTGCATGCACCGTTTCCGGCGACCGAGTACCTGGCGACGATCAAGGTCGAGGCTCAGGGGCAGGGGGCTCGGGTGACATGGTCGGGTCGCTTTACGCCCGACGGTGTCAGTGAAACAGAGGTTGAGGCGTTGTTTGCCGGGATCTATCAGGGCGGTCTTGAAGCCCTGCGGGCGAACTACCCAGCCTGA